One genomic segment of Terrihabitans soli includes these proteins:
- the rplS gene encoding 50S ribosomal protein L19 — protein MAINIIEQLDREQMAVVTAKRKVPDFAPGDTLQVNVKVTEGERTRVQAYEGVCIARAGGGVNENFTVRKISYGEGVERVFPLYSPIIDSVKVLRRGKVRRAKLYYLRELRGKKARIVEKTTGDASNNEEAAAS, from the coding sequence ATGGCCATCAACATCATCGAACAGCTCGACCGCGAGCAGATGGCGGTCGTCACCGCCAAGCGCAAAGTCCCGGACTTTGCCCCGGGCGACACGCTGCAGGTCAACGTCAAGGTGACCGAAGGCGAGCGCACCCGCGTCCAGGCCTATGAAGGCGTCTGCATCGCCCGCGCCGGCGGCGGCGTGAACGAGAACTTCACGGTCCGCAAAATCTCCTACGGCGAAGGCGTCGAGCGCGTATTCCCGCTCTACTCGCCGATCATTGACTCGGTGAAGGTTCTGCGCCGCGGCAAGGTCCGCCGCGCCAAGCTTTATTACCTGCGCGAACTTCGCGGCAAGAAGGCCCGTATCGTCGAAAAGACCACGGGCGATGCCTCGAACAACGAAGAAGCCGCAGCAAGCTAA
- a CDS encoding glutathione S-transferase, which produces MSNAQGLKIEDAVNETCPWSGKPISEDSLTLYKGDVVGFCNPGCRDKFEKAVSHFEAALNGKKA; this is translated from the coding sequence ATGAGCAACGCTCAGGGATTGAAAATCGAGGACGCGGTGAACGAGACCTGCCCATGGTCCGGTAAGCCGATCTCGGAAGATTCACTGACGCTCTACAAAGGCGATGTCGTCGGATTTTGTAATCCAGGATGCCGCGACAAATTTGAAAAAGCGGTCTCGCATTTCGAGGCCGCGCTGAACGGTAAGAAGGCATAA
- the dapF gene encoding diaminopimelate epimerase, with the protein MSALANHAFVKMNGLGNEILVVDLRDGAPAPTGPEAKAIHDSGLTFDQLMTIEPARDADIATRIFNNDGSEVSACGNGTRCIAWLVMQETGTSKMTIRTRAGILTAAAGSAPKTITVDMGAPKFGWQDIPLAEEFRDTRAIELQIGPIDAPVLHSPSAVNVGNPHAIFWVDDVNAHDLGRFGPLLENHPIFPERANISLAQVTAPDAITLKVWERGAGLTLACGTAACAAAVAAARTKRTGRSVNVTLPGGPLHIHWRESDDHILMTGPVETEFEGTFDPAVFSGSAA; encoded by the coding sequence ATGAGCGCCCTCGCCAACCATGCATTCGTGAAGATGAACGGGCTCGGCAACGAGATCCTGGTCGTCGACCTGCGCGACGGCGCGCCCGCGCCGACCGGCCCGGAAGCCAAGGCGATCCATGACTCGGGTCTGACCTTCGATCAGCTGATGACGATCGAGCCCGCGCGCGACGCCGATATCGCAACCCGCATCTTCAACAATGATGGCTCGGAAGTGTCCGCCTGCGGCAACGGCACGCGCTGCATTGCCTGGCTGGTGATGCAGGAGACCGGCACGTCGAAGATGACCATCCGGACGCGCGCCGGCATTCTGACGGCGGCGGCGGGCTCTGCGCCCAAGACCATCACCGTCGATATGGGCGCGCCGAAGTTCGGCTGGCAGGACATTCCGCTCGCCGAAGAATTTCGCGATACGCGCGCCATCGAATTGCAGATCGGGCCGATCGATGCGCCGGTCCTGCATTCGCCGTCCGCCGTCAATGTCGGCAATCCGCATGCGATCTTCTGGGTCGATGACGTCAACGCGCATGATCTCGGGCGCTTCGGGCCGCTGCTCGAAAATCATCCGATCTTTCCCGAACGCGCCAATATTTCGCTGGCGCAGGTCACGGCCCCGGATGCGATCACGCTGAAGGTGTGGGAGCGGGGCGCAGGCCTGACGCTTGCCTGCGGCACCGCCGCGTGCGCCGCAGCCGTTGCCGCTGCGCGCACCAAGCGCACGGGGCGCTCGGTCAATGTCACGCTGCCCGGCGGACCGCTGCACATTCATTGGCGCGAAAGCGACGATCACATCCTGATGACCGGCCCGGTCGAGACCGAGTTCGAAGGCACGTTCGATCCCGCTGTGTTTTCCGGGAGCGCTGCGTGA
- the leuD gene encoding 3-isopropylmalate dehydratase small subunit produces the protein MQPFTKLTGVAAPLPLVNIDTDMIIPKQYLKTIKRTGLGSGLFAEMRFGEDGKENPDFVLNKPAYRKAEILVTGENFGCGSSREHAPWALLDFGIRCVISTSFADIFYNNCFQNGILPIRVSPEELEKLMDDAERGANATLTIDLEAMEIRGPDGGVIKFDLDPYRRHCLLNGLDAIGLTMEKAPKITDYEAKTASSRPWA, from the coding sequence ATGCAGCCTTTTACGAAACTGACGGGCGTCGCGGCGCCGCTGCCGCTGGTCAATATCGACACCGATATGATCATACCGAAGCAGTATCTGAAGACGATCAAGCGCACCGGCCTCGGCTCGGGCCTGTTCGCCGAAATGCGCTTCGGCGAAGACGGCAAGGAAAACCCGGATTTCGTTCTGAACAAGCCGGCCTATCGCAAGGCGGAAATCCTCGTCACCGGCGAGAATTTCGGCTGCGGCTCCTCGCGCGAACATGCCCCTTGGGCGCTGCTCGATTTTGGCATCCGCTGCGTGATCTCCACGAGCTTTGCCGACATTTTTTACAATAACTGCTTCCAGAACGGCATTTTGCCGATCAGGGTTTCGCCGGAAGAGCTCGAAAAGCTGATGGACGATGCCGAGCGCGGCGCCAATGCGACGCTGACCATCGATCTCGAAGCGATGGAAATCCGCGGCCCGGACGGCGGCGTCATCAAATTCGACCTCGACCCCTATCGCCGCCATTGCCTCCTGAACGGGCTCGACGCCATCGGCCTCACCATGGAAAAGGCGCCGAAGATCACGGACTACGAGGCCAAGACCGCCTCCTCGCGTCCCTGGGCCTAA
- a CDS encoding metallopeptidase family protein, with the protein MNRGIDWSVLEAPSLGEFETMCEAAYKGLPEKFRAMTKGILIRVEDFPDPDVMQEMDLESEFDILGLFQGVGLAQGDAVPHTGRMPNMVTLYRRPILDYWAENEETLGHIVAHVLIHEIGHHFGLSDEDMEAIEANV; encoded by the coding sequence ATGAACCGAGGTATTGACTGGTCGGTGCTTGAAGCGCCCTCGCTCGGTGAATTCGAGACGATGTGCGAAGCCGCCTACAAGGGTCTGCCCGAAAAGTTCCGGGCCATGACCAAAGGCATTCTCATCCGGGTCGAGGATTTTCCCGATCCGGACGTGATGCAGGAGATGGACCTCGAAAGCGAGTTCGACATTCTGGGCCTGTTTCAGGGCGTCGGCCTCGCCCAGGGCGACGCCGTCCCGCACACGGGAAGGATGCCCAATATGGTGACCCTGTACCGACGGCCCATCCTGGATTATTGGGCGGAGAACGAGGAAACGCTCGGCCATATCGTGGCTCATGTTCTGATCCACGAAATCGGCCACCATTTCGGCCTGTCCGACGAGGACATGGAAGCGATCGAAGCAAATGTTTGA
- the mtaB gene encoding tRNA (N(6)-L-threonylcarbamoyladenosine(37)-C(2))-methylthiotransferase MtaB, with protein sequence MSVEVVTFGCRLNANESEAIRKAAVEAGRENLIIVNTCAVTAEATAQARQTIRKLRRLNPASDIVVTGCAAQVEPQMFAALPEVTQVLGNAEKMKAESWAAPFGLDTDERVKVDDIMSVRETALHLIDGMQGMARAFVQVQNGCDHRCTFCIIPFGRGPSRSVGLGAVVDQVRRLVDNGCREIVLTGVDLTSYGSDLPGQPPLGKLVLTILKLVPNLPRLRISSIDAVEADADLIRAIAEEERLMPHLHISLQAGDDLILKRMKRRHTRDQAIEFCVNLRRLRSDIVFGADFITGFPTETESQFRATLDLVSECGLTHLHVFPFSPRPGTPAARMPQVSRQIAKERAQRLREKGDDMLLRHLSGEIGRQRMTLAENPNTGRTEGFALVKFARPAETGSIVPVTIAGHDGAKLLAA encoded by the coding sequence GTGAGCGTCGAGGTCGTCACCTTCGGCTGCCGGCTCAACGCGAACGAGTCCGAGGCGATCCGCAAGGCCGCCGTCGAGGCCGGGCGCGAGAACCTCATCATTGTCAATACATGCGCCGTGACGGCCGAAGCGACCGCCCAGGCGCGCCAGACAATCCGCAAGCTGCGGCGTCTCAATCCCGCGAGCGATATTGTCGTCACCGGCTGCGCCGCGCAGGTCGAGCCGCAGATGTTTGCCGCGCTGCCCGAAGTCACGCAGGTGCTCGGCAATGCCGAGAAGATGAAGGCCGAGAGTTGGGCCGCGCCTTTCGGTCTCGACACGGATGAGCGCGTCAAGGTCGACGACATCATGTCGGTGCGCGAGACGGCACTGCATCTGATCGACGGCATGCAGGGCATGGCCCGCGCATTCGTCCAGGTACAGAACGGCTGCGATCACCGCTGCACCTTCTGCATCATTCCTTTCGGTCGCGGGCCGTCACGCTCCGTCGGCTTGGGCGCGGTGGTCGATCAGGTGCGCCGTCTCGTCGACAATGGCTGCCGCGAAATCGTTCTGACCGGCGTCGATCTGACGAGTTACGGTTCCGATCTCCCCGGACAGCCGCCGCTCGGCAAACTCGTTCTTACGATCCTCAAACTCGTCCCGAACCTGCCGCGCCTGCGCATCTCGTCCATCGATGCGGTGGAAGCGGACGCCGATCTCATCCGCGCCATTGCCGAAGAAGAGCGGCTGATGCCGCATCTGCACATCTCGCTGCAGGCGGGCGATGATCTCATTCTCAAGCGCATGAAGCGCCGCCACACGCGCGATCAGGCCATCGAGTTCTGCGTCAATCTCAGGCGGCTGCGTTCCGACATCGTCTTCGGCGCCGATTTCATCACCGGCTTTCCGACCGAAACGGAAAGCCAGTTCCGCGCGACGCTCGATCTCGTCTCCGAATGCGGGTTGACGCATCTGCATGTCTTTCCGTTCTCGCCGCGTCCGGGCACGCCGGCCGCGCGCATGCCGCAGGTTTCGCGCCAGATCGCCAAGGAACGCGCACAGCGCCTGCGCGAAAAGGGCGACGACATGCTGCTGCGTCATCTGTCCGGCGAGATCGGCCGTCAGCGCATGACGCTTGCCGAAAATCCAAATACCGGCCGCACCGAAGGCTTTGCGCTGGTGAAGTTCGCACGCCCGGCCGAAACCGGCTCCATCGTTCCCGTCACCATCGCCGGCCATGACGGCGCAAAGCTGCTGGCGGCCTGA
- a CDS encoding MBL fold metallo-hydrolase: MNRRTFLRMLVAPIVLAAGALGWGRWNASRNSYYDGPLSDHFDGVRFFNPGYDTDKSRADLLRFLAVEKRAEWPESWPSPFQDKPPAKSDALRVTLIGHASYLIQVAGLNVLTDPVYSERASPFTFAGPKRVNAPGIAFEDLPKIDIVLVTHNHYDHLDLKTLARLAARDNPRVVTPLGNDAIMKVHDPSIRTETYDWGERADLGSGIFAVPVPTAHWSARGLSDRRKALWASFVIETPAGRLYHVGDSAYAEGRNFKAHREAYGPFRLALLPIGAYEPRWFMQTNHMNPQEAVWAMKDLGVPQALGHHWGTFQLTAEPIEEPAQGLGIALAGAGIAPGAFLALRPGQVFEA, encoded by the coding sequence ATGAACCGCCGTACCTTTTTGCGCATGCTGGTCGCGCCCATTGTGCTCGCGGCCGGAGCCCTCGGCTGGGGCCGCTGGAACGCGTCCCGCAACTCCTATTATGACGGTCCGCTCTCCGATCATTTCGACGGCGTGCGCTTCTTCAATCCGGGCTACGACACCGACAAAAGTAGAGCCGATCTGCTGCGCTTTCTCGCGGTCGAAAAGCGCGCGGAATGGCCGGAGAGCTGGCCGTCGCCGTTTCAGGATAAACCGCCCGCAAAATCGGATGCGCTGCGCGTCACCCTGATCGGCCATGCGAGCTACCTCATCCAGGTCGCGGGTCTCAATGTACTTACAGACCCGGTCTACTCCGAACGCGCCTCGCCCTTCACCTTCGCCGGGCCAAAACGCGTCAACGCGCCGGGGATTGCGTTCGAGGACCTGCCCAAGATCGATATCGTCCTCGTCACCCACAATCACTACGACCATCTGGACCTGAAAACCCTTGCCCGGCTTGCGGCGCGCGATAATCCGCGGGTGGTCACCCCGCTCGGCAATGACGCGATCATGAAGGTGCACGATCCTTCCATCCGCACCGAGACCTATGATTGGGGCGAGCGGGCCGATCTGGGCTCGGGCATCTTTGCGGTCCCGGTGCCCACAGCCCATTGGTCGGCGCGCGGGTTGTCCGACAGGCGAAAGGCCCTCTGGGCGAGCTTCGTCATCGAAACCCCCGCCGGCCGCCTCTACCATGTCGGCGACTCGGCCTATGCCGAGGGCCGCAATTTCAAGGCCCATCGTGAGGCCTATGGGCCGTTCCGCCTCGCCCTTCTGCCCATCGGCGCCTATGAGCCGCGCTGGTTCATGCAAACGAACCACATGAACCCGCAGGAAGCTGTGTGGGCCATGAAGGATCTCGGCGTGCCGCAGGCCCTCGGCCATCACTGGGGCACGTTCCAATTGACGGCGGAGCCGATCGAGGAGCCGGCTCAGGGCCTTGGCATCGCCTTGGCTGGAGCGGGGATTGCGCCGGGCGCCTTTCTGGCGCTGCGGCCGGGTCAGGTTTTTGAGGCCTGA
- the trmD gene encoding tRNA (guanosine(37)-N1)-methyltransferase TrmD, whose product MSWRATVLTLFPEMFPGPLGVSLAGRAKEAGAFTLEAVDPRGFAKDKHRSVDDTPFGGGPGMVLRPDILSLAIASVDDGRPKLLMTPRGAPISQDRVRALAAGPGAILVCGRFEGVDERVIASAGLEEVSVGDVVLSGGEPAALLILDACIRLLPGTMGHEASGSDESFEQNLLEYPQFTKPQDWQGEAVPEVLLSGDHKAIAAWRRLKALQATRARRPDLFAKYVASLTAGVDKPPKTE is encoded by the coding sequence ATGAGCTGGCGCGCCACCGTCCTCACTCTCTTTCCGGAGATGTTTCCGGGCCCGCTCGGCGTCTCGCTGGCCGGACGCGCCAAAGAGGCCGGGGCCTTCACGCTTGAGGCCGTGGACCCCCGCGGCTTTGCCAAAGACAAGCACCGCAGCGTCGACGACACGCCCTTTGGCGGCGGGCCGGGCATGGTGCTGCGGCCCGATATCCTCTCACTGGCCATCGCATCCGTCGATGACGGCCGCCCAAAGCTCCTGATGACCCCCCGGGGCGCCCCGATCTCCCAGGACCGGGTCCGGGCGCTGGCCGCCGGTCCGGGCGCCATCCTCGTCTGCGGCCGCTTTGAGGGGGTCGATGAGCGGGTGATCGCCTCAGCGGGCCTGGAAGAGGTCTCGGTGGGCGATGTGGTGCTGTCCGGCGGGGAGCCGGCGGCCCTTCTGATCCTCGATGCCTGTATCCGGCTTCTGCCCGGGACCATGGGCCATGAGGCTTCCGGCTCGGACGAGAGTTTTGAACAAAATCTTCTTGAATATCCGCAGTTTACCAAGCCCCAGGACTGGCAGGGAGAGGCCGTTCCGGAGGTGCTGCTGTCGGGCGATCACAAGGCCATTGCCGCCTGGCGGCGCCTGAAGGCCCTTCAGGCCACCCGGGCCCGCCGACCCGACCTTTTTGCGAAATATGTCGCGTCGCTGACAGCAGGCGTCGACAAGCCGCCCAAAACCGAGTAA
- the ffh gene encoding signal recognition particle protein — MFETLQERLSGVLDKLRGRGSLSEADVSEAMREVRRALLEADVALDVVRDFIARVSEQAVGATVVKSVTPGQMVVKIVHDELVNTLGADNQPVSLAAAAPVPILMVGLQGSGKTTTTAKLAKRLQDREKKKVLMASLDTRRPAAMEQLAVLGTQVGVQTLPIVTGQSAVQIAQRALQAAKLGGYDVVMLDTAGRTTVDDELMAEAVEVKKVSNPHEVLLVADALTGQDAVTTARAFDKALGITGLALTRVDGDGRGGAALSMRAVTGKPIKLIGVGEKMDALEDFDPQRIAGRILGMGDIVALVERAREQIDQEQAARAAERMRKGQFDLNDLKSQLQQMQKMGGMAGVMGLLPGMGQIKKQLDAANIDEKVLKRQAAIIDSMTKAERKNPDVLKASRKKRVAAGSGTRVEDVNRLLKMHRQMADMMKMMGKGGRGGLAGLAGKLGMGMPGMGAPGMDPNALKQLAKGGMPQLPPGGFPGGAGGLPPNIPGGLLGPNPFDKKK; from the coding sequence GTGTTCGAGACCCTGCAGGAACGCCTTTCCGGCGTACTCGATAAGCTCCGCGGACGCGGCTCTCTCTCCGAGGCCGATGTCAGCGAAGCCATGCGCGAAGTGCGCCGGGCCCTGCTCGAAGCGGACGTCGCGCTCGATGTCGTGCGCGATTTCATCGCAAGGGTCTCCGAACAGGCCGTCGGCGCGACCGTCGTCAAATCGGTGACGCCCGGCCAGATGGTCGTCAAGATCGTCCATGACGAGCTTGTCAATACGCTCGGCGCCGACAATCAGCCGGTCTCATTGGCGGCCGCGGCGCCCGTGCCGATCCTGATGGTCGGCCTTCAGGGCTCGGGCAAAACGACGACGACCGCCAAACTCGCAAAACGCCTGCAGGACCGCGAAAAGAAGAAGGTCCTGATGGCCTCGCTCGACACGCGCCGCCCGGCCGCGATGGAGCAGCTGGCCGTCCTCGGCACGCAGGTCGGCGTGCAGACCCTGCCGATCGTCACCGGCCAGTCGGCCGTGCAGATTGCCCAGCGGGCGCTGCAGGCCGCAAAGCTCGGCGGTTATGACGTCGTGATGCTCGACACCGCCGGCCGCACCACGGTCGACGACGAGTTGATGGCAGAAGCCGTCGAGGTCAAGAAAGTCTCCAATCCGCACGAAGTTCTGCTCGTTGCCGACGCGCTGACCGGTCAGGACGCCGTCACGACGGCGCGCGCCTTCGACAAGGCGCTCGGCATTACCGGTCTTGCTCTCACCCGCGTCGACGGCGACGGACGCGGCGGCGCCGCGCTGTCGATGCGCGCCGTCACCGGCAAGCCGATCAAGCTGATCGGCGTCGGCGAAAAAATGGACGCGCTTGAGGATTTCGATCCGCAGCGCATTGCGGGGCGTATTTTGGGCATGGGCGACATCGTTGCCCTCGTCGAACGCGCGCGCGAACAGATCGATCAGGAACAGGCCGCGCGCGCCGCCGAGCGCATGCGCAAGGGCCAGTTCGATCTCAACGATCTGAAGAGCCAGCTGCAGCAGATGCAGAAAATGGGCGGCATGGCGGGCGTGATGGGCCTTCTGCCCGGCATGGGCCAGATCAAGAAGCAGCTCGATGCCGCGAATATCGACGAGAAGGTTCTGAAGCGTCAGGCCGCGATCATCGACTCGATGACGAAGGCCGAGCGCAAGAACCCGGACGTGCTGAAAGCCTCGCGCAAGAAGCGCGTTGCGGCCGGTTCCGGCACGCGTGTCGAGGACGTCAACCGGCTGCTGAAAATGCACCGGCAGATGGCCGACATGATGAAGATGATGGGCAAAGGCGGCCGCGGCGGCCTTGCAGGTTTGGCAGGAAAGCTCGGCATGGGCATGCCCGGAATGGGCGCGCCGGGCATGGACCCGAATGCGCTCAAACAATTGGCGAAGGGCGGCATGCCGCAGCTTCCGCCCGGCGGTTTTCCCGGCGGTGCCGGCGGATTGCCGCCAAACATTCCCGGCGGCCTTCTCGGCCCCAATCCTTTTGACAAGAAAAAGTAA
- the rimM gene encoding ribosome maturation factor RimM (Essential for efficient processing of 16S rRNA) — protein MSSPRILVGVIGAPHGVRGEMRIKPFTEEPLALKKYGPLESEDGRKTFTVTAARMQGDMIVAKVDGVTDRDQAASLTNLRLYVPRERLPAPKDGEFYYSDLIGLRAEDEAGALIGTVRGVENFGAGDLLEIAREGGDTAHVPFTDEFVPSVDIAGGKLVIAPGNLFDAAEKLDEDPA, from the coding sequence ATGTCTTCTCCCCGCATCCTTGTCGGCGTGATTGGCGCGCCGCATGGCGTGCGGGGAGAGATGCGCATCAAGCCCTTCACCGAAGAGCCCCTCGCGCTGAAAAAGTACGGCCCGCTCGAAAGCGAAGACGGGCGCAAGACATTCACCGTCACCGCCGCCCGCATGCAGGGCGACATGATCGTCGCGAAAGTCGACGGCGTGACCGACCGCGATCAGGCGGCCTCTCTCACCAATCTTCGTCTTTACGTGCCGCGCGAGCGCCTGCCTGCGCCGAAAGACGGCGAATTCTACTATTCCGACCTGATCGGCCTCCGCGCCGAAGACGAAGCCGGCGCGCTGATCGGCACGGTGCGCGGGGTCGAGAATTTCGGCGCGGGCGATCTTTTGGAGATCGCCCGCGAAGGCGGCGACACGGCGCATGTGCCGTTCACGGACGAATTCGTGCCGAGTGTCGATATCGCGGGCGGCAAACTCGTCATTGCGCCGGGCAATCTGTTCGACGCGGCGGAAAAGCTCGACGAGGACCCGGCATGA
- the leuC gene encoding 3-isopropylmalate dehydratase large subunit: MNARNAPPKTLYDKIFDDHVVDRQEDGTCLLYIDRHLVHEVTSPQAFEGLRTSGRKVRAPQKTLAVVDHNVPTSDRTLPNPDPESAAQIAALAENTREFGIEYYDEFDKKQGIVHIVGPEQGFTLPGTTIVCGDSHTSTHGAFGALAHGIGTSEVEHVLATQTLIQKKAKNMRVTVDGKLPEHVTAKDIILAIIGEIGTAGGTGSVLEYAGEAVRALSMEGRMTICNMSIEGGARAGLIAPDENTYAYMKDRPRAPKGAEWDAARRYWETLVSEEGAHFDREVKLDAAKLPPIVTWGTSPEDVASVQGTVPNPDEIEDENVRAAKWRALQYMGLQPGTKITDIKLDRIFIGSCTNGRIEDLRAVAKVVEGQKVHADVAAMIVPGSGLVKAQAEMEGLDKIFRAAGFDWREPGCSMCLAMNPDKLRPEERCASTSNRNFEGRQGFKGRTHLVSPQMAAAAAIAGRFVDIRSFGH; this comes from the coding sequence ATGAACGCCCGTAACGCACCGCCGAAAACCCTCTACGACAAGATCTTCGACGACCATGTCGTCGATCGTCAGGAGGACGGCACCTGCCTCCTCTATATCGACCGCCACCTCGTGCATGAGGTGACGAGCCCGCAGGCCTTTGAGGGCCTGCGCACGTCGGGCCGCAAAGTGCGCGCGCCGCAGAAAACGCTCGCCGTCGTCGACCACAACGTCCCGACTTCGGACCGCACGCTGCCCAATCCCGATCCGGAAAGCGCCGCGCAGATCGCGGCGCTCGCCGAGAACACGCGCGAATTCGGCATCGAGTATTACGACGAGTTCGACAAGAAGCAGGGCATCGTCCACATCGTCGGCCCCGAACAGGGCTTCACGCTGCCGGGCACAACGATCGTGTGCGGTGACTCGCATACGTCCACGCATGGCGCGTTCGGCGCGCTGGCGCACGGCATCGGCACATCCGAAGTCGAGCATGTTCTGGCGACGCAGACGCTGATCCAGAAAAAAGCCAAGAACATGCGCGTCACGGTCGACGGCAAACTGCCCGAGCATGTGACGGCGAAAGACATCATCCTCGCGATCATCGGCGAGATCGGCACAGCCGGCGGCACGGGCTCTGTGCTCGAATATGCCGGCGAGGCGGTGCGCGCGCTTTCGATGGAAGGCCGCATGACGATCTGCAACATGTCGATCGAAGGCGGCGCCCGCGCCGGCCTGATTGCGCCGGACGAGAACACCTACGCCTATATGAAGGATCGCCCGCGCGCGCCGAAAGGCGCGGAGTGGGATGCTGCGCGCCGTTATTGGGAGACGCTCGTTTCCGAAGAGGGCGCCCATTTCGACCGCGAAGTGAAGCTCGACGCCGCCAAACTGCCGCCGATCGTCACCTGGGGCACGAGCCCCGAAGACGTGGCGTCCGTACAGGGCACCGTGCCGAATCCGGATGAGATCGAGGACGAGAATGTCCGCGCCGCCAAATGGCGCGCCCTTCAGTATATGGGTCTGCAGCCGGGAACCAAGATCACCGACATCAAGCTCGACCGCATCTTCATCGGCTCCTGCACCAATGGCCGCATCGAAGATCTGCGCGCCGTCGCCAAAGTCGTCGAAGGCCAGAAGGTGCACGCCGATGTCGCGGCGATGATCGTGCCGGGTTCCGGCCTCGTCAAAGCGCAGGCCGAGATGGAAGGTCTCGACAAGATCTTCAGGGCGGCCGGTTTCGACTGGCGCGAGCCTGGCTGCTCGATGTGCCTTGCGATGAACCCCGACAAGCTGCGTCCGGAAGAGCGCTGCGCGTCGACCTCGAACCGAAATTTCGAGGGCCGCCAAGGCTTCAAGGGCCGCACGCATCTCGTCTCGCCGCAAATGGCGGCGGCGGCGGCGATCGCCGGGCGCTTCGTCGACATCCGCTCTTTTGGGCACTGA
- the rpsP gene encoding 30S ribosomal protein S16: MSLKIRMSRGGAKKRPFYRIVIADSRYPRDGRFIEKIGTYNPLLPKGADRVVLDIEKTKEWLAKGATPSDRVARFLDERGLLKRKARSNPEKAAPKKKAQERLDAAKAADEEKAAAAAAPVTGDNLATAEDGAPAAVEPAADEVVTPAEEAQA, translated from the coding sequence ATGTCCCTGAAGATCCGTATGTCCCGCGGCGGCGCCAAGAAGCGTCCGTTCTACCGTATCGTCATCGCCGACAGCCGCTATCCGCGCGATGGCCGCTTCATCGAGAAGATCGGTACCTACAACCCGCTTCTGCCGAAGGGTGCCGACCGCGTCGTTCTCGACATCGAGAAGACCAAGGAATGGCTGGCCAAGGGCGCGACGCCGTCTGACCGCGTTGCCCGCTTCCTTGACGAGCGCGGACTCCTGAAGCGCAAGGCCCGCAGCAACCCGGAAAAGGCCGCGCCGAAGAAGAAGGCGCAGGAGCGTCTCGACGCCGCCAAGGCCGCCGATGAAGAGAAGGCCGCCGCAGCAGCGGCTCCGGTCACCGGCGATAATCTCGCGACGGCGGAAGACGGCGCTCCGGCGGCTGTCGAACCGGCGGCCGACGAGGTCGTGACGCCGGCTGAAGAAGCGCAGGCGTAA